Proteins from a single region of Xiphias gladius isolate SHS-SW01 ecotype Sanya breed wild chromosome 2, ASM1685928v1, whole genome shotgun sequence:
- the ing3 gene encoding inhibitor of growth protein 3, producing the protein MLYLEDYLEMIEQLPMDLRDRFTEMREMDLQVQNATDQLEQKVIEFFVNAKKNKPEWREEQMEVIKKDYYKALEDADEKVQLANQIYDLVDRHLRKLDQELAKFKMELEADNAGITEILERRSLEMDSPSQPVNNHHVHSHTTAEKRKYSAPTHHTTEHVPEKKFKSEALLSTLTSDASKENTPGCRTNSTSSSTNNVYSVNSSQPLASYNLSSLPAGPGAGAGAITMAAAQAVQATAQMKEGRRTSSLKASYEAIKNNDFQLGREFSLSRENTGYSSSALASTLTQTLTPTTTSDSRGRKSKSSIKSSNHQSSSSSSSSSLSSCSSSSALAQELSQQASALPEAEANSQVDWTYDPNEPRYCICNQVSYGEMVGCDNTDCPIEWFHYGCVGLTEAPKGKWYCPQCTAAMKRRGSRHK; encoded by the exons ATGCTGTACCTGGAGGATTACCTCGAAA TGATCGAGCAGCTACCCATGGATCTCCGCGACAGGTTTACGGAAATGAGGGAGATGGACCTGCAGGTTCAGA ACGCCACGGATCAGCTGGAGCAGAAAGTGATCGAGTTCTTCGTCAACGCAAAGAAGAACAAACCGGAGTGGAGAGAAGAACAGATGGAGGTTATTAAAAAG GATTATTACAAAGCTCTGGAAGATGCAGATGAGAAAGTCCAGCTGGCCAATCAGATTTATGATCTG GTGGACCGTCACCTGCGTAAACTGGACCAGGAACTGGCCAAGTTTAAGATGGAGCTGGAGGCCGATAACGCCGGCATCACCGAGATCCTGGAGAGAC gATCTTTAGAGATGGACAGTCCATCTCAGCCTGTCAACAACCATCATGTCCACTCTCACACCACAGCTGAGA AGAGGAAGTACAGCGCTCCAACTCACCACACTACAGAACATGTTCCAGAGAAGAAGTTCAAATCTGAAGCTCTGCTGTCCACGCTCACATCAGATGCCTCCAAGGAGAACACACCAG GCTGCCGCACCAACAGCACATCCTCGTCCACCAACAACGTGTACAGTGTGAACTCCTCTCAGCCTCTGGCCTCCTACAACCTTAGCTCTCTACCAGCGGGGCCTGGGGCTGGAGCTGGGGCCATCACCATGGCTGCTGCCCAGGCTGTACAGGCCACAGCACAG atgaAGGAAGGCAGGCGGACGTCCAGTCTGAAAGCCAGCTACGAGGCCATCAAGAACAACGACTTCCAGCTGGGCAGAGAGTTCTCTCTGTCCCGGGAAAACACAGGAtactcctcctctgctctggcCTCCACCCTCACCCAGACCctcacccccaccaccacatCTGACTCCAGGGGACGCAAGTCCAA AAGCAGCATCAAGTCTTCCAACCATCAGTCatcttcatcgtcctcctcttcctcgctcTCATCATGCTCTTCATCGTCAGCACTGGCTCAGGAGCTCTCCCAACAGGCCTCAGCTCTACCTGAGGCTGAGGCCAACAGCCAGGTGGACTGGACCTACGACCCCAACGAGCCCCGATACTGCATCTGTAACCAG gtttcttATGGAGAAATGGTCGGCTGTGATAATACAGAT TGTCCAATCGAGTGGTTCCACTACGGCTGTGTTGGTCTGACGGAGGCTCCGAAGGGAAAGTGGTATTGTCCTCAGTGTACGGCCGCCATGAAGAGGAGAGGCAGCCGTCACAAATAG